The Gemella haemolysans ATCC 10379 genome contains the following window.
CAGAACAAGATGCATTAGAAATTATCGATAATGCAGTTAAATACTCACCAAGTGCTTTTAACTCACAAACTGCACACGCAGTAGTTTTACTAGGTGAAAATCACCAAAAATTATGGGATATTACATTTGATGAATTAGAAAAATTCTTACCAAATGAAGAAGCTAAAGCGGCTACAAAAGGTAAAATCGATAGTTTTGCTGCAGCATATGGAACAATTTTATTCTTCGAAGATCACGATGTAGTAAAAGGTCTTCAAGAACAATTTCCATCATATGCTGATAACTTCCCAATTTGGTCAGAACAATCAACAGGAATTGCATCATTTGCAGTTTGGAATGCATTAGCAGAGGCTGGAGTTGGAGCTAACATTCAACACTATAACCCAGTAATTGATGAAAAAGTTGCTGCTGAATGGAATATTCCTGCAAACTTAGTACTACGTGCTCAAATGCCATTTGGTGAAAAATTACAAGAAGCTGCACCAATTGAAAGAACTTCAAGAGTAAGAGTAGTAAAATAGGATTTGATTTAACGACGGATTAAATGAGTAATAATAACGCTGAGATAGTGATATCTTGGCGTTATTTTATGATTTTATTAGAAATGATTACTAAACGAATGATTTATGTAGGGAAAGACGCTTGATTTTGTGATAAATGATTATTTCTATAAATATTATTTGTACCTTTAGTTGTTGGAATATACTGGTAAATATGATATTATAGTAGTTGGTATATAAATAAAGATTTAGAAGGTTTAATAATGTTAAAAATAGTAATAAAAGATTTAGAAGATACTAAACGTTTAGCAAAAATAGTTAGTGAAGGTATAGAAGATAGATTAGTACTTTTGTTAAATGGAGATTTAGCAGCAGGGAAAACAACTTTTACTAAGTATTTAGCAGAATATTTAGGGGTTAAGAGTGTGGTTAACTCACCAACTTTTAATATTATGAAAGAATATAAGTATCCTAATGGAAAGTTATATCACATTGATGCTTATCGTTTAGAAGATAGTGATGAAGATTTAGGATTTGAAGATATTTTCTTTGAAGATAATGTTAGTGTTATTGAGTGGGGAGAGTTTATTGAAGACTTTTTACCAAAAGAAAGATTAATTTTTAATATTCGATTAGTAGATGACCATAGAGAAGTTGAAATTATTTCTAATGGTGAATATGAGAAAATAGAAGAAAGGATATGTGAAAATTGGTAAGTTTAATTGTAGAAGCTTCGAATGGTGTGTGTTCAATTGCATGTTTTGAAGAAAAAAATATTCTAGCCGAAAAAAACTTTGTATGTAGTAATAACTTGTCCTCGGTTATTTTAGAAGAAATAGAAAAATGCTTAAAAGAAGCAAATAAGAAAAAAACTGATTTAACAGAAATAATATCTAGTGAGGGACCAGGTTCATATACAGCTATCCGTGTAGTTGCAGCAGTATGTAAAACACTAGCTTATACACTTAAGATTAAATTGAAAAAAGTTTCTTCTTTAAAATTACAGGCGTTATTGGAGTTTGATAGTAATAAGCTACTTGTACCTTTTATTGATGCACGACGTGGTAATGTTTTTGGTGCAGTATATGAAAATATTGGGGGAAACTTAATAGAAACATTAGAAGAAGGGTATTACTCACTTGAAGAAATCAATGATTTCCTTGTTTCTCAGAACAAAGAATATGTATACATCAGTAAAGATATAGAAAAGTTAAATGAACTCCTTCTTGATGGATTAAAAAATAATGAAATGGTTCGAGCAGCTAATGTTGTAAAAATATACGATTCATTAGAAGAAGTGGATTGTTATAATATGAAACCACAATATTTAAGAAAAACTGAAGCAGAAAGGGAACTTGAGAATGATAAAAGTAAATAAGGTAGATGTTAATGATTTAGATGTATTATCAAGAATTGATATAGATAATTTTGAAGATGCGTGGACAAAAGAGATGTTTAAATCTGAGTTAGAACACGCTAATGCAGAATATTATGGATTATTTAACGATGATGAAATTATTGGTTTTTGTGGTGGTTGGCTAGTTGCTGATGAATATCAAGTTAACAAAATAGTTATCGATAAACCGCACCAAAATAAAAAACTAGGTCAAATTTTCTTCACTTACGTTATGCAACTTTTAAAATTAAAAGGTGTAAAAAAAGCGATTGTAGAAGTTCGCGTAAGTAATATGCCGGCGATAACTGTCTATGAGAAAGCAGGATTTAGTACTATAGATATAAGAAAGAATTATTACAAAAATAATGGCGAAAATGCTTATGTAATGATAAGGGATTTTAGCAATGAACGAATTTAAGAATTTAGATAATATAAACATATTAGCTATAGAAACAAGTTGTGATGAAACTAGTGTAGCTGTAGTTAAAAATGGTAAAGAAGTACTATCGAATATTGTAAGTAGTCAAATTGAAACACATAAGCAATTTGGCGGGGTAGTACCTGAAATAGCGAGTAGACAACATATAGAAGTAGTGATGCAGATTGTTGAAGAAGCGCTAGAAGGAGCAAAAACAGCATTAGATGAAATAGATGCAATTTGTGTAACACAAGGACCGGGATTAATAGGTTCATTACTAGTTGGTGTTAATGTGGCGAAAACATTAAGTTATGCTTTAGATAAACTTCTAATTGCAGCACATCATATTGCAGGTCATATCTATGCTAGTAATATTGATAATGATATAGTATACCCATCACTAGCACTTGTAGTTAGTGGAGGACACACTGAACTTGTATATTTAAAAGATGAACTTGATTTTGAAATAATCGGTTCTACTCATGATGATGCTGTAGGTGAAGCTTACGATAAGGTAGCTAGACAGTTAAATCTTGAGTACCCTGGGGGTCCTAAAGTAGATAAACTAGCAAAATTAGGTGAAGATAAGTATAAATTCCCTCGTGCGATGATTGATAGTGACGATTATAACTTTAGTTTTTCAGGTATGAAGTCAGCAGTGATTAACTTTGTACATAATGCAAAACAACGTGGTGAAGAGATCGTACCTGAAGATTTAGCATGCAGCTTCCAAACAGCGGTAGTAGAAGTTTTAATTGCAAAAACTAAGAAATCTATTGTGAATCTAGGTGTTAAGCAGTTGATTTTAGCAGGTGGTGTTGCAGGTAATAGTGAACTGCGTAAGCAAGTCTTAGAACTAGAACAACAATTAGGAGTAGAAGTACTTATTCCAAAAATGAGTTATTGTAGTGATAATGCTGCGATGATGGGAGCTGTAGGATACTATTATTATAAAAATAATATATTCGCTAATCCATTAACGCTAAATGCGAAGTCAACATTAGACTTAGAAGAAGTTAGAGGATAAACATTAGAAGGGAACTGACTCGTCAAAATTGATTTTTTAAAATTATGATTTTTGAGTCACGCTCTTTTTATAAATGTTTTGGTGTAATTATGAAAAAACAACTTGATGAATTATTAGATACTAATTTACAACAAATAAATCATATTTCTGAAAATAAGCATTTTATAGGATTTTCTAAAAGATTAGGACAACGAGTATTCGTTAAAATTTTTAAAGATCCATTAAAATATAAACTAGAGTATAAAGTTTTAAGAAATAAAGGTAATTTTTTATTAGATTTTTCTGAGTATTCTGCACTAGTATTGAAATATGAAGACTTTACTCCACTAAATAAGGAAAACATAAATGATGAAGATATAATAAAAATTGCAGTGTTAATATCTGATTTTTATAGAGGAAATTGTCTCTCAATTGAAAATGACAAAGAAATTTCATTGGAAAAAGTTCTAGAAAAAAATGTATATAGATTAGCTTCTAGAAAAGAGTATACTAAAATAAGTAAGCTTCATTCTAGATTTTTAAAAAATATTAGTAAATTAGAAGAAGAGTATGAAAAAACACTAGTTTTAATTCATGGAGATTTCGGTCTTAGAAATATTATGAGAAAAGACGATAATCTAGTATTAATAGATTTCGAAAGAGTTAAATATGCTAGTTATTATTTAGATTTTATTAAATATTTCTATCAAGATTTAGATAATGATAAATTTAAAAAAGATCTATTTTTAAAACATTATTATAAACATTCAAATGAGGAAGTTCTTTCTGAGGAACTAGAGTACTGCATGATTTTCATATCGGCATTAGGTATTTTAAACTACACCCTACGTGTTAAAGATAAAGAATTTGAGAAGTTAGGATTAAAGATGTTAGAAGATGTTGTAAATTATTACATTTAAATAACTATTAAGGAATAGGAGAGTTGAAGAGTGAATAATATTAGTGAAAAAAAGTTAGGAGAAAGTCATAGACAAGCATTACTTTTAGTCGATAAGTTGAAAGAAAACGTTAATGATTTAAAAAGTATGCGAGAACTGTCAAAACTAGTTTCTAAGGATTCAGAAATGAATGATGAGTTTTGGACAGAAATATGTAATATAGATTTTACAAAAATTGAATTTTTCCCTGTAAGATCTTTGTTGGCTGGTATATTAAAAAATAAACAAGATAATTCAAATATTTCAAATATATATAATTATTTAGTAGTAGAAAATACAGAATATCTTAATAAATACGGGCAGAGTGCTTCTAAAAATTCACCAGCAATGATGGTGATATATTTTGCAGGTTTCTTGGGAGCCGGATTGTTTGTAATCGTTAATTTTATAATGTTAATGTTAGCTCGTGGAAATTTTGAAGAGGTTCTTTTTAATTTAATAGCAGGAACGTTTTTA
Protein-coding sequences here:
- the rimI gene encoding ribosomal protein S18-alanine N-acetyltransferase, with the protein product MIKVNKVDVNDLDVLSRIDIDNFEDAWTKEMFKSELEHANAEYYGLFNDDEIIGFCGGWLVADEYQVNKIVIDKPHQNKKLGQIFFTYVMQLLKLKGVKKAIVEVRVSNMPAITVYEKAGFSTIDIRKNYYKNNGENAYVMIRDFSNERI
- a CDS encoding phosphotransferase family protein — translated: MKKQLDELLDTNLQQINHISENKHFIGFSKRLGQRVFVKIFKDPLKYKLEYKVLRNKGNFLLDFSEYSALVLKYEDFTPLNKENINDEDIIKIAVLISDFYRGNCLSIENDKEISLEKVLEKNVYRLASRKEYTKISKLHSRFLKNISKLEEEYEKTLVLIHGDFGLRNIMRKDDNLVLIDFERVKYASYYLDFIKYFYQDLDNDKFKKDLFLKHYYKHSNEEVLSEELEYCMIFISALGILNYTLRVKDKEFEKLGLKMLEDVVNYYI
- the tsaE gene encoding tRNA (adenosine(37)-N6)-threonylcarbamoyltransferase complex ATPase subunit type 1 TsaE encodes the protein MLKIVIKDLEDTKRLAKIVSEGIEDRLVLLLNGDLAAGKTTFTKYLAEYLGVKSVVNSPTFNIMKEYKYPNGKLYHIDAYRLEDSDEDLGFEDIFFEDNVSVIEWGEFIEDFLPKERLIFNIRLVDDHREVEIISNGEYEKIEERICENW
- the tsaD gene encoding tRNA (adenosine(37)-N6)-threonylcarbamoyltransferase complex transferase subunit TsaD, with translation MNEFKNLDNINILAIETSCDETSVAVVKNGKEVLSNIVSSQIETHKQFGGVVPEIASRQHIEVVMQIVEEALEGAKTALDEIDAICVTQGPGLIGSLLVGVNVAKTLSYALDKLLIAAHHIAGHIYASNIDNDIVYPSLALVVSGGHTELVYLKDELDFEIIGSTHDDAVGEAYDKVARQLNLEYPGGPKVDKLAKLGEDKYKFPRAMIDSDDYNFSFSGMKSAVINFVHNAKQRGEEIVPEDLACSFQTAVVEVLIAKTKKSIVNLGVKQLILAGGVAGNSELRKQVLELEQQLGVEVLIPKMSYCSDNAAMMGAVGYYYYKNNIFANPLTLNAKSTLDLEEVRG
- the tsaB gene encoding tRNA (adenosine(37)-N6)-threonylcarbamoyltransferase complex dimerization subunit type 1 TsaB is translated as MVSLIVEASNGVCSIACFEEKNILAEKNFVCSNNLSSVILEEIEKCLKEANKKKTDLTEIISSEGPGSYTAIRVVAAVCKTLAYTLKIKLKKVSSLKLQALLEFDSNKLLVPFIDARRGNVFGAVYENIGGNLIETLEEGYYSLEEINDFLVSQNKEYVYISKDIEKLNELLLDGLKNNEMVRAANVVKIYDSLEEVDCYNMKPQYLRKTEAERELENDKSK
- a CDS encoding nitroreductase family protein; translation: MTEAKNLYQNRRSVYALGKNLPISEQDALEIIDNAVKYSPSAFNSQTAHAVVLLGENHQKLWDITFDELEKFLPNEEAKAATKGKIDSFAAAYGTILFFEDHDVVKGLQEQFPSYADNFPIWSEQSTGIASFAVWNALAEAGVGANIQHYNPVIDEKVAAEWNIPANLVLRAQMPFGEKLQEAAPIERTSRVRVVK